In Salmo salar chromosome ssa03, Ssal_v3.1, whole genome shotgun sequence, a single genomic region encodes these proteins:
- the LOC106601224 gene encoding ADP-ribosylation factor-binding protein GGA1 isoform X3 translates to MQALVVLEMCMKSCGERFHSEVGKFRFLNELIKVVSPKYLGTRAPEPVKKKVLELIYSWTLGLPDEAKIADAYQMLKKQGIVKQDPVIPADKLLLLPPPRPKNAIFEDEEKSKTLTRLLNSTHPEDLKAANKLIQEMVQEDQKRAEKLSKRVNAIQDVNESVSLLTQLLEDYDRTTNPQSNAELIQDLYQRCEKMRPTLFRLASDTEDNDETLAEILQANDNLTQVINLYRQQVKGEVVNGNNSANTQRLTGSSAALLDLSGLDTSPPSYPEFPTPTDSLNAPSQEMGISLLDDELMSLGLSEGTHASNLASQPEDFTAWDSFQSSDSVDITDIPAAPSVLLSPDPLPYTQPLSAGATSGSSALDELDLLGKTLLQQSLPPEGLQVKWDKQPFKPTLRDLQNKSGTNPTPAFSPEHPVALLGDRLLDASPVHTVIPPIETTLTDVFVPLESIKPSSLLPVTVFDSHSLRVLFHFARDSPPSLADVLVVIISMLSSAPVPVSNILFQASVPDTMRVKLQPPSGTELPAFNPILPPAAITQILLLANPHKEKVQLQYKLTFTLGEEDHDERAVVEQFPPSDTWGNL, encoded by the exons ATGCAGGCACTCGTG GTGCTGGAGATGTGCATGAAGAGCTGTGGGGAAAGGTTCCACAGTGAGGTGGGCAAGTTTCGCTTCCTCAACGAGCTCATCAAAGTGGTCTCTCCAAAG taCCTCGGCACCCGGGCTCCAGAGCCAGTGAAGAAGAAGGTGTTGGAGCTCATCTATAGTTGGACACTGGGGCTGCCTGACGAGGCAAAGATCGCTGATGCCTACCAGATGCTTAAAAAACAGG GCATTGTCAAACAGGACCCTGTTATTCCAGCTGACAAACTCCTCCTgcttccacctcccagaccaaaaAATGCCATATTTGAGGACGAGGAGaagtcaaag ACACTGACTCGCCTGTTGAACAGCACTCACCCTGAGGACCTGAAAGCAGCCAACAAACTGATCCAGGAAATGGTGCAGGAG gaccAGAAGCGGGCGGAGAAATTGTCCAAGCGTGTGAACGCCATCCAGGATGTGAACGAGAGTGTCAGCCTACTGACTCAGCTGCTGGAGGACTATGACAGGACCACCAACCCACAGAGCAATGCAGAGCTCATCCAG gACTTGTACCAGCGCTGTGAGAAGATGAGACCCACATTGTTCAGACTGGCCAGTGATACAGAGGACAATGATGAGACTCTGG CGGAGATCCTCCAGGCCAACGACAACCTGACTCAGGTCATCAACCTGTACAGGCAGCAGGTGAAGGGAGAGGTGGTGAACGGGAACAACTCAGCTAATACACAAAGGCTCACAG GAAGTAGTGCGGCGCTACTTGATCTATCGGGATTGGACACGTCACCTCCTTCCTACCCAGAATTCCCCACTCCAACAGACAGCCTAAATGCTCCCTCTCAGGAGATGGGCATCAGTCTCCTTGACGATGAGCTAATGTCACTGG GTTTGAGTGAGGGGACACACGCCTCCAACCTGGCCTCCCAGCCTGAGGACTTTACCGCATGGGACTCTTTCCAG TCTTCCGATAGTGTGGATATTACTGATATCCCAGCAGCGCCTAGTGTACTACTGAGTCCAGATCCGCTCCCCTACACCCAGCCTCTTTCTGCTGGAGCCACGTCTGGAAGCTCAGCCTTAGATGAGTTGGATCTGCTGGGGAAGACGCTGCTGCAGCAGTCCCTACCTCCAGAGGGCCTGCAGGTCAAATG GGACAAGCAACCGTTCAAACCTACTCTACGAGATCTCCAGAACAAATCTGGAACTAATCCTACCCCGGCCTTCTCCCCTGAGCACCCGGTGGCTCTCCTAGGTGATAGGTTGTTAGACGCCTCTCCGGTTCACACAGTCATTCCCCCTATAGAAACGACCCTGACAGATGTTTTTGTGCCGCTTGAGTCCATTAAGCCCA GCAGCCTGTTGCCTGTGACGGTGTTTGATAGCCACAGTTTGCGGGTGCTCTTCCACTTTGCACGTGACTCTCCGCCCTCTCTTGCTGATGTGCTGGTGGTGATCATCTCCATGCTCTCCTCCGCCCCGGTTCCCGTCAGCAACATCCTCTTCCAGGCCTCTGTCCCTGAC ACAATGAGAGTGAAGCTACAGCCCCCATCAGGAACGGAGCTTCCAGCCTTCAACCCAATCCTCCCACCTGCAGCCATCACACAGATCCTGCTGCTGGCCAACCCTCACAAG GAGAAGGTGCAGTTGCAATACAAGCTAACCTTCACGCTAGGAGAGGAAGACCATGATGAAAGAGCAGTTGTAGAACAGTTTCCACCTTCAGACACATGGGGCAATCTTTAA
- the LOC106601224 gene encoding ADP-ribosylation factor-binding protein GGA1 isoform X2 yields the protein MRQCQLPLRSSSTHHCLRDKATNPLNRDTDWDSIQAFCDQLNNDLEGPQLATRLLAHKIQSPQEWEAMQALVVLEMCMKSCGERFHSEVGKFRFLNELIKVVSPKYLGTRAPEPVKKKVLELIYSWTLGLPDEAKIADAYQMLKKQGIVKQDPVIPADKLLLLPPPRPKNAIFEDEEKSKTLTRLLNSTHPEDLKAANKLIQEMVQEDQKRAEKLSKRVNAIQDVNESVSLLTQLLEDYDRTTNPQSNAELIQDLYQRCEKMRPTLFRLASDTEDNDETLAEILQANDNLTQVINLYRQQVKGEVVNGNNSANTQRLTGSSAALLDLSGLDTSPPSYPEFPTPTDSLNAPSQEMGISLLDDELMSLGLSEGTHASNLASQPEDFTAWDSFQSSDSVDITDIPAAPSVLLSPDPLPYTQPLSAGATSGSSALDELDLLGKTLLQQSLPPEGLQVKWDKQPFKPTLRDLQNKSGTNPTPAFSPEHPVALLGDRLLDASPVHTVIPPIETTLTDVFVPLESIKPSSLLPVTVFDSHSLRVLFHFARDSPPSLADVLVVIISMLSSAPVPVSNILFQASVPDTMRVKLQPPSGTELPAFNPILPPAAITQILLLANPHKEKVQLQYKLTFTLGEEDHDERAVVEQFPPSDTWGNL from the exons ATGCGCCAGTGCCAGCTGCCATTGCGTTCATCATCCACCCATCACTGTTTGAGAG ACAAGGCCACAAACCCactaaacagagacacagattgGGACAGCATCCAGGCCTTCTGTGACCAGCTCAACAATGATTTGGAGGG ACCCCAGCTAGCCACCAGGCTACTGGCTCACAAGATCCAATCACCTCAGGAGTGGGAGGCCATGCAGGCACTCGTG GTGCTGGAGATGTGCATGAAGAGCTGTGGGGAAAGGTTCCACAGTGAGGTGGGCAAGTTTCGCTTCCTCAACGAGCTCATCAAAGTGGTCTCTCCAAAG taCCTCGGCACCCGGGCTCCAGAGCCAGTGAAGAAGAAGGTGTTGGAGCTCATCTATAGTTGGACACTGGGGCTGCCTGACGAGGCAAAGATCGCTGATGCCTACCAGATGCTTAAAAAACAGG GCATTGTCAAACAGGACCCTGTTATTCCAGCTGACAAACTCCTCCTgcttccacctcccagaccaaaaAATGCCATATTTGAGGACGAGGAGaagtcaaag ACACTGACTCGCCTGTTGAACAGCACTCACCCTGAGGACCTGAAAGCAGCCAACAAACTGATCCAGGAAATGGTGCAGGAG gaccAGAAGCGGGCGGAGAAATTGTCCAAGCGTGTGAACGCCATCCAGGATGTGAACGAGAGTGTCAGCCTACTGACTCAGCTGCTGGAGGACTATGACAGGACCACCAACCCACAGAGCAATGCAGAGCTCATCCAG gACTTGTACCAGCGCTGTGAGAAGATGAGACCCACATTGTTCAGACTGGCCAGTGATACAGAGGACAATGATGAGACTCTGG CGGAGATCCTCCAGGCCAACGACAACCTGACTCAGGTCATCAACCTGTACAGGCAGCAGGTGAAGGGAGAGGTGGTGAACGGGAACAACTCAGCTAATACACAAAGGCTCACAG GAAGTAGTGCGGCGCTACTTGATCTATCGGGATTGGACACGTCACCTCCTTCCTACCCAGAATTCCCCACTCCAACAGACAGCCTAAATGCTCCCTCTCAGGAGATGGGCATCAGTCTCCTTGACGATGAGCTAATGTCACTGG GTTTGAGTGAGGGGACACACGCCTCCAACCTGGCCTCCCAGCCTGAGGACTTTACCGCATGGGACTCTTTCCAG TCTTCCGATAGTGTGGATATTACTGATATCCCAGCAGCGCCTAGTGTACTACTGAGTCCAGATCCGCTCCCCTACACCCAGCCTCTTTCTGCTGGAGCCACGTCTGGAAGCTCAGCCTTAGATGAGTTGGATCTGCTGGGGAAGACGCTGCTGCAGCAGTCCCTACCTCCAGAGGGCCTGCAGGTCAAATG GGACAAGCAACCGTTCAAACCTACTCTACGAGATCTCCAGAACAAATCTGGAACTAATCCTACCCCGGCCTTCTCCCCTGAGCACCCGGTGGCTCTCCTAGGTGATAGGTTGTTAGACGCCTCTCCGGTTCACACAGTCATTCCCCCTATAGAAACGACCCTGACAGATGTTTTTGTGCCGCTTGAGTCCATTAAGCCCA GCAGCCTGTTGCCTGTGACGGTGTTTGATAGCCACAGTTTGCGGGTGCTCTTCCACTTTGCACGTGACTCTCCGCCCTCTCTTGCTGATGTGCTGGTGGTGATCATCTCCATGCTCTCCTCCGCCCCGGTTCCCGTCAGCAACATCCTCTTCCAGGCCTCTGTCCCTGAC ACAATGAGAGTGAAGCTACAGCCCCCATCAGGAACGGAGCTTCCAGCCTTCAACCCAATCCTCCCACCTGCAGCCATCACACAGATCCTGCTGCTGGCCAACCCTCACAAG GAGAAGGTGCAGTTGCAATACAAGCTAACCTTCACGCTAGGAGAGGAAGACCATGATGAAAGAGCAGTTGTAGAACAGTTTCCACCTTCAGACACATGGGGCAATCTTTAA
- the LOC106601224 gene encoding ADP-ribosylation factor-binding protein GGA1 isoform X1: MVKIILVVMAAPPDTESLESRINKATNPLNRDTDWDSIQAFCDQLNNDLEGPQLATRLLAHKIQSPQEWEAMQALVVLEMCMKSCGERFHSEVGKFRFLNELIKVVSPKYLGTRAPEPVKKKVLELIYSWTLGLPDEAKIADAYQMLKKQGIVKQDPVIPADKLLLLPPPRPKNAIFEDEEKSKTLTRLLNSTHPEDLKAANKLIQEMVQEDQKRAEKLSKRVNAIQDVNESVSLLTQLLEDYDRTTNPQSNAELIQDLYQRCEKMRPTLFRLASDTEDNDETLAEILQANDNLTQVINLYRQQVKGEVVNGNNSANTQRLTGSSAALLDLSGLDTSPPSYPEFPTPTDSLNAPSQEMGISLLDDELMSLGLSEGTHASNLASQPEDFTAWDSFQSSDSVDITDIPAAPSVLLSPDPLPYTQPLSAGATSGSSALDELDLLGKTLLQQSLPPEGLQVKWDKQPFKPTLRDLQNKSGTNPTPAFSPEHPVALLGDRLLDASPVHTVIPPIETTLTDVFVPLESIKPSSLLPVTVFDSHSLRVLFHFARDSPPSLADVLVVIISMLSSAPVPVSNILFQASVPDTMRVKLQPPSGTELPAFNPILPPAAITQILLLANPHKEKVQLQYKLTFTLGEEDHDERAVVEQFPPSDTWGNL; encoded by the exons ATGGTAAAGATAATTCTCGTAGTGATGGCGGCGCCGCCTGACACGGAGAGTTTGGAGTCACGTATCA ACAAGGCCACAAACCCactaaacagagacacagattgGGACAGCATCCAGGCCTTCTGTGACCAGCTCAACAATGATTTGGAGGG ACCCCAGCTAGCCACCAGGCTACTGGCTCACAAGATCCAATCACCTCAGGAGTGGGAGGCCATGCAGGCACTCGTG GTGCTGGAGATGTGCATGAAGAGCTGTGGGGAAAGGTTCCACAGTGAGGTGGGCAAGTTTCGCTTCCTCAACGAGCTCATCAAAGTGGTCTCTCCAAAG taCCTCGGCACCCGGGCTCCAGAGCCAGTGAAGAAGAAGGTGTTGGAGCTCATCTATAGTTGGACACTGGGGCTGCCTGACGAGGCAAAGATCGCTGATGCCTACCAGATGCTTAAAAAACAGG GCATTGTCAAACAGGACCCTGTTATTCCAGCTGACAAACTCCTCCTgcttccacctcccagaccaaaaAATGCCATATTTGAGGACGAGGAGaagtcaaag ACACTGACTCGCCTGTTGAACAGCACTCACCCTGAGGACCTGAAAGCAGCCAACAAACTGATCCAGGAAATGGTGCAGGAG gaccAGAAGCGGGCGGAGAAATTGTCCAAGCGTGTGAACGCCATCCAGGATGTGAACGAGAGTGTCAGCCTACTGACTCAGCTGCTGGAGGACTATGACAGGACCACCAACCCACAGAGCAATGCAGAGCTCATCCAG gACTTGTACCAGCGCTGTGAGAAGATGAGACCCACATTGTTCAGACTGGCCAGTGATACAGAGGACAATGATGAGACTCTGG CGGAGATCCTCCAGGCCAACGACAACCTGACTCAGGTCATCAACCTGTACAGGCAGCAGGTGAAGGGAGAGGTGGTGAACGGGAACAACTCAGCTAATACACAAAGGCTCACAG GAAGTAGTGCGGCGCTACTTGATCTATCGGGATTGGACACGTCACCTCCTTCCTACCCAGAATTCCCCACTCCAACAGACAGCCTAAATGCTCCCTCTCAGGAGATGGGCATCAGTCTCCTTGACGATGAGCTAATGTCACTGG GTTTGAGTGAGGGGACACACGCCTCCAACCTGGCCTCCCAGCCTGAGGACTTTACCGCATGGGACTCTTTCCAG TCTTCCGATAGTGTGGATATTACTGATATCCCAGCAGCGCCTAGTGTACTACTGAGTCCAGATCCGCTCCCCTACACCCAGCCTCTTTCTGCTGGAGCCACGTCTGGAAGCTCAGCCTTAGATGAGTTGGATCTGCTGGGGAAGACGCTGCTGCAGCAGTCCCTACCTCCAGAGGGCCTGCAGGTCAAATG GGACAAGCAACCGTTCAAACCTACTCTACGAGATCTCCAGAACAAATCTGGAACTAATCCTACCCCGGCCTTCTCCCCTGAGCACCCGGTGGCTCTCCTAGGTGATAGGTTGTTAGACGCCTCTCCGGTTCACACAGTCATTCCCCCTATAGAAACGACCCTGACAGATGTTTTTGTGCCGCTTGAGTCCATTAAGCCCA GCAGCCTGTTGCCTGTGACGGTGTTTGATAGCCACAGTTTGCGGGTGCTCTTCCACTTTGCACGTGACTCTCCGCCCTCTCTTGCTGATGTGCTGGTGGTGATCATCTCCATGCTCTCCTCCGCCCCGGTTCCCGTCAGCAACATCCTCTTCCAGGCCTCTGTCCCTGAC ACAATGAGAGTGAAGCTACAGCCCCCATCAGGAACGGAGCTTCCAGCCTTCAACCCAATCCTCCCACCTGCAGCCATCACACAGATCCTGCTGCTGGCCAACCCTCACAAG GAGAAGGTGCAGTTGCAATACAAGCTAACCTTCACGCTAGGAGAGGAAGACCATGATGAAAGAGCAGTTGTAGAACAGTTTCCACCTTCAGACACATGGGGCAATCTTTAA